In Arthrobacter ramosus, one DNA window encodes the following:
- a CDS encoding AlbA family DNA-binding domain-containing protein — MLNDDELAALIEVGVESRSIEFKGPGSTSSSEFVAVVARACIALANQRDGGHLVIGVVDKDPGGAQGGLDETQLAEWLSYDIVVAKVNAYADPPLQLQLAERHLPSGASVVVIEVAEFAEIPILSAKEFSGKIVRGQLYTRSMARPESSASNTQNELREVLAIATEKQLQTFLRTARHAGLAVEAIGQNDIDQFMAERAGFLQESVASGVAGLPRISVATRPEVYQADRLEYEGLSGLVGSNAVRFRGWPFPFVQSVVFGDRWVGEAQTSMHPEAWGIYQSGQFVDIRPFPSGYGPDWDGLAGTESEGSYLPVWFPVMFILEAMAFAARLQKATTSTEPLVVEFAVEGAQGWELVVADPRRGGFHGSYRMGGHRWERRIVLAPDFIEDDIKNAAAEVSRDLLLRFGWTGVTTDLILGMQDEVLRS; from the coding sequence ATGCTGAATGATGACGAACTTGCCGCGCTCATTGAAGTCGGCGTGGAGTCGCGGAGCATCGAGTTCAAGGGTCCGGGCTCGACTTCCTCGTCCGAGTTTGTCGCGGTGGTGGCCAGAGCCTGCATAGCACTGGCCAACCAGCGTGACGGGGGTCACCTTGTGATCGGGGTAGTGGACAAGGATCCCGGGGGAGCCCAGGGTGGGCTCGACGAGACTCAGCTGGCTGAATGGCTGAGCTACGACATCGTGGTCGCGAAGGTGAACGCATACGCGGATCCGCCGCTTCAACTTCAGCTCGCGGAAAGGCACCTCCCGAGCGGGGCGTCGGTCGTCGTGATCGAGGTCGCGGAGTTCGCCGAAATCCCCATTCTGAGCGCCAAGGAGTTCAGCGGCAAGATCGTGCGCGGACAGCTCTACACGCGCTCCATGGCGAGGCCGGAGAGCTCGGCCAGCAATACGCAGAACGAGTTGCGCGAAGTACTCGCCATTGCCACGGAGAAGCAGCTGCAGACGTTTCTCCGCACCGCCCGGCACGCGGGACTGGCGGTGGAGGCCATCGGACAGAATGACATCGACCAGTTCATGGCTGAGCGTGCCGGCTTCCTGCAGGAGTCCGTGGCGTCGGGAGTCGCAGGTCTGCCTCGGATATCGGTTGCGACTCGTCCGGAGGTCTATCAGGCCGATCGATTGGAGTACGAAGGTTTATCTGGCCTCGTGGGGAGCAACGCAGTGCGTTTTCGCGGCTGGCCGTTCCCGTTCGTCCAGAGCGTTGTGTTCGGTGATCGCTGGGTCGGCGAGGCACAAACGAGCATGCATCCCGAGGCATGGGGGATTTATCAGTCGGGGCAGTTCGTGGACATCCGGCCATTTCCCAGTGGATACGGTCCCGATTGGGACGGGCTCGCGGGCACTGAATCTGAGGGATCGTATCTCCCCGTGTGGTTCCCGGTCATGTTCATTCTTGAGGCGATGGCGTTCGCTGCTCGGTTGCAGAAGGCCACGACATCGACAGAGCCGCTCGTGGTGGAATTCGCGGTAGAGGGAGCGCAAGGATGGGAGCTGGTAGTTGCGGATCCACGACGGGGCGGCTTCCATGGCAGCTACCGAATGGGTGGACACCGGTGGGAGCGGCGTATCGTACTCGCGCCAGACTTCATTGAAGATGACATCAAGAACGCTGCAGCGGAAGTATCCCGCGACCTGCTTCTCCGATTCGGCTGGACCGGTGTTACAACCGATCTGATCCTTGGAATGCAGGATGAGGTTTTGCGGAGCTAG
- a CDS encoding HEPN domain-containing protein: MADDPLNLDASAEWAGLWWLPDDPDYRVPGFLRYEPGDGLTLSLIGAFEDRLMTTLAPGVVAVHEGQQTWDVIHGAAEQREITLLGCIPNGGKRTYGARVKSPDKQTVVATRALIGVHVSSEDEAVFSAAEVSVEDLGLWAASSVFEGLLGAHDDGKLDGSGSISVKTAEVQSVEFEGTEYRLSHRHALPYFDQRKGSTVGRMRDTAFVRVAPVEAFSLSSALKAASLIQDLIALAMHRATGVIWLRLEVAETDSEPRGNRLALRRNADVLYSPAVLGKHDAKVVDQHRIFFTCASIPFEEVVPRWIDAHGRLQAAINMTLGLRYAPARYVENNLLTAVGAAEVLHRGLRIDERPFPADEFKPMREATLEHVPEEHRERFKGAIRNDPTLRDRLHALAARPDHEAISMLMPDVDRWARRTTLARNDLAHEGKTPKHSFEELIAVVDVTTAVVTLNLLHELGVPAERQREIVRDHPQLRSTAKSAREWFFAPGTGS, from the coding sequence ATGGCCGATGACCCTCTGAACCTCGATGCTTCTGCCGAGTGGGCTGGTCTCTGGTGGCTGCCAGACGACCCGGACTACCGGGTCCCCGGATTCCTTCGATACGAGCCTGGGGACGGTCTAACGCTGTCGCTGATCGGCGCGTTTGAAGACCGCCTCATGACGACACTCGCGCCAGGTGTTGTCGCGGTCCACGAAGGGCAGCAGACGTGGGACGTGATCCACGGCGCGGCCGAACAGCGCGAGATCACCCTCCTCGGCTGCATCCCGAATGGCGGCAAGCGGACCTACGGTGCGCGGGTGAAAAGCCCAGATAAGCAGACTGTGGTGGCGACGAGGGCGCTTATCGGCGTGCACGTGAGCAGCGAGGACGAGGCGGTATTCTCCGCTGCCGAGGTGTCAGTCGAAGACCTTGGCCTCTGGGCGGCCTCGTCGGTGTTCGAGGGCCTTCTTGGAGCCCACGACGATGGCAAACTGGACGGCAGCGGGAGCATCTCTGTGAAGACTGCGGAAGTTCAGTCCGTCGAGTTCGAAGGAACCGAGTACCGTCTGTCGCACCGGCACGCGCTGCCGTATTTTGATCAGCGTAAAGGCAGTACCGTCGGGCGCATGCGCGACACCGCATTCGTGCGAGTCGCCCCCGTGGAAGCATTTTCTTTGAGCAGCGCATTGAAAGCGGCCAGCCTAATACAGGATCTGATCGCGCTCGCGATGCACCGTGCCACGGGTGTAATTTGGCTCAGGCTGGAGGTGGCAGAAACCGACTCTGAACCGCGTGGTAACCGCCTTGCCTTGCGCCGGAACGCCGATGTGCTCTACTCGCCGGCAGTCCTCGGCAAGCACGATGCCAAGGTTGTTGACCAACACCGCATTTTCTTCACGTGCGCATCGATCCCGTTCGAGGAAGTCGTTCCCCGCTGGATCGATGCGCACGGGCGGCTACAGGCAGCGATCAACATGACCTTGGGCCTCCGCTACGCACCGGCCCGCTACGTCGAGAACAATCTCCTCACAGCAGTCGGCGCGGCCGAAGTGCTGCACCGTGGTCTCCGAATCGATGAACGACCGTTCCCGGCGGACGAGTTCAAACCGATGCGCGAAGCGACGCTTGAGCACGTTCCTGAGGAACACCGAGAGAGATTCAAGGGAGCCATCCGCAACGATCCAACGCTTCGGGACCGGCTGCACGCCCTCGCTGCGCGACCCGACCATGAGGCGATCTCCATGCTTATGCCGGACGTGGACAGGTGGGCGCGACGGACTACTCTGGCACGGAACGACCTGGCGCATGAAGGCAAAACTCCCAAGCACTCCTTTGAAGAGCTGATCGCTGTCGTGGACGTGACCACCGCCGTCGTGACCCTCAACCTGCTGCATGAGCTCGGTGTGCCTGCCGAACGGCAGCGCGAGATCGTACGGGATCATCCGCAGCTTCGCTCGACCGCCAAGAGCGCGCGCGAATGGTTC